The following coding sequences are from one Terriglobales bacterium window:
- the thrC gene encoding threonine synthase produces MTVHYQLTCRECGKTWGNQPASICEACFSPLEINYDLDFVRRELTRERIASRPPTLWRYAELLPLPPGYEPPLPTGFTPLVAASRLGKTLGSTNLYVKNDAVCFPTLSFKDRVVAVALAQARRFGFDAVGCSSTGNLANAVAAQARRQGLDAWLFIPADLEAAKVLNSQVYGAHVVRIAGNYDQVNRLCSQIADERRWGFVNVNLRPYYAEGSKTVGFEIAEQLGWRLPDNVVVPMAGGALISRIAKAFRELVAVGLVEPKPVKFFGAQATGCSPITTAVKAGAKDIEPQKPATIARSLAIGNPADGHEAIEVMTASGGWGEDAGDAEVVAGIQLLAETEGIFTETAGGVTVGAARKLFEQGRIAADELTVLCITGNGLKTTDVLTGRYELAEPIAPRLAEFEKVAGPPLAAELATAGGAR; encoded by the coding sequence ATGACAGTCCATTACCAGCTGACGTGCCGTGAATGCGGCAAGACATGGGGCAACCAGCCCGCGTCCATCTGCGAAGCGTGCTTTTCGCCGCTCGAGATCAACTACGACCTTGACTTTGTGCGCCGCGAGCTGACGCGCGAGCGCATCGCGTCGCGCCCGCCCACGCTGTGGCGCTATGCTGAGCTGTTGCCACTGCCGCCAGGATACGAGCCGCCGCTGCCAACCGGTTTCACGCCGCTGGTCGCTGCGTCGCGGCTGGGGAAAACGTTGGGCAGCACGAACCTTTATGTGAAAAACGACGCCGTCTGTTTCCCGACGCTCAGCTTTAAGGACCGCGTGGTGGCCGTCGCCCTGGCGCAGGCTCGCCGTTTTGGATTCGATGCCGTCGGCTGCTCTTCGACGGGAAACCTTGCCAACGCGGTTGCCGCGCAGGCTCGCCGCCAGGGACTCGATGCCTGGCTTTTCATTCCCGCTGACCTGGAGGCCGCGAAGGTCCTCAACTCGCAGGTGTACGGCGCGCACGTGGTACGCATCGCCGGCAACTACGACCAGGTGAACCGGCTGTGCTCGCAGATTGCCGACGAGCGCCGCTGGGGCTTCGTGAACGTGAATCTGCGTCCGTACTACGCCGAGGGCTCGAAGACGGTGGGATTCGAGATTGCTGAGCAGCTTGGCTGGCGCTTGCCCGACAACGTCGTGGTTCCCATGGCCGGCGGCGCGCTCATCAGCCGCATCGCGAAGGCATTCCGTGAACTGGTCGCGGTGGGCCTCGTGGAACCGAAGCCGGTGAAGTTCTTCGGTGCGCAGGCGACGGGCTGCTCGCCCATCACCACCGCCGTGAAGGCCGGCGCGAAAGACATCGAGCCGCAGAAGCCGGCGACGATCGCCCGCTCGCTGGCCATCGGCAATCCTGCCGACGGACACGAAGCCATCGAGGTGATGACCGCGAGCGGCGGCTGGGGAGAAGACGCCGGCGACGCCGAAGTCGTCGCGGGAATCCAGTTGCTGGCGGAAACCGAAGGCATCTTCACCGAGACGGCCGGCGGCGTCACCGTGGGCGCCGCGCGCAAGCTGTTCGAGCAGGGACGCATCGCCGCGGATGAGCTCACCGTGCTGTGCATCACCGGCAACGGGTTGAAGACCACCGACGTGCTCACCGGCCGGTACGAGCTGGCCGAGCCGATCGCGCCGCGCCTGGCGGAGTTCGAGAAGGTTGCCGGCCCACCGCTTGCGGCTGAACTGGCCACGGCAGGAGGTGCGCGATGA
- a CDS encoding MoaD/ThiS family protein: MSIVVQIPTALRRHTAGQAKVVVPAANNLPELLDFLGGTFPDLKPHLRDESGQVRRFLNFYVNDEDIRFLGNSTYRFQDGDEVMIIPSIAGGSRAGDPWA, translated from the coding sequence ATGAGCATTGTCGTGCAGATTCCCACGGCGCTGCGGCGTCACACCGCCGGACAAGCGAAGGTCGTGGTGCCTGCGGCGAACAATTTGCCTGAGCTGCTCGATTTTCTGGGCGGCACGTTTCCCGACCTGAAGCCGCATCTGCGCGACGAGTCGGGCCAGGTGCGCCGCTTCCTCAACTTCTACGTCAACGACGAAGACATCCGCTTTCTCGGTAATTCCACTTATCGCTTCCAGGACGGCGACGAGGTCATGATCATCCCGTCGATCGCCGGAGGCAGCAGGGCAGGAGACCCATGGGCCTGA